The DNA window CGCTTCGTCGACACGCTGGATTACGACGCCTACGCCGAGGCCATCGACGACGACACGGCCTACGTCCACTGCGAGACCATCGGTAATCCCGCCCTAGTGACTCCGGACCTCCAGCGGCTGGCCGACATCGCCCACGACCACGGCTGTCCGTTCTTCGTCGACAACACCTTCGCGACGCCGTACCTCTGTAACCCCCTCGAACACGGCGCGGACCTCGTCTGGAACTCCACGACGAAGTGGATACACGGCCACGGGACGACCGTGGGCGGTGTGCTAGTCGACGGGGGTTCGTTCCCCTGGGAGGAGCACGCCGAGAAGTACCCCGAAATCGCCGGCGACAACCCGGCCTACCACGGCGTCAACTTCCAGGAGCGCTTTGGCGACGCCGCCTTCACGTACGCCGCCATCGCCCGCGGGCTGCGTGACCTGGGCTGCCAGCAGTCCCCCTTCGACGCCTGGCAGACGATGCAGGGCCTGGAGACGCTCCCCGCCAGGATGGACCGCCACTGCGACAACGCCATGGCCGTCGCGGAGTTCCTCGACGACCACCCCGAGGTCTCCTGGGTCACCTACCCCGGCCTCTCCGACCACGAGACCCACGAGGCCGCAAGCGAGTATCTGGACGGCGGCTACGGCGGGATGATAACGTTCGGGCTGGAGGCGGGCTACGACGCCGCCCGCTCGACGGTGGAGTCGACCGAGATCGCGAGCCTGCTCGCCAACGTCGGCGACGCGAAGACGCTCATCATCCACCCCGCCAGCACGACTCACCAGCAACTTACCGACGAGGAGCAGGCCGCCGCCGGCGTCAGTGGCGACATGGTCCGGCTCTCCGTCGGGACGGAAGCCGTCGACGACATCATCGCCGACCTCGACCAGGCTATCGCCCAGTCGTCGTAACCGACGACCACATCCTGCTTTTCGAGACCTCACGAACTGACTGACCAATCTAACGGTCTTCGAGCCAATAGAGGATGTATTCTCTCACTTGGCCGAGTTCTATGTTTGCACGTGTATCTTTTTCGCTGATTCTGTGACAATCCAAAGAAAGAAGTCGGTACTGTCCTAACAGTGTCACACATCCACGGAGCTACCCCCATGCCCGTGCTCAAACGACTCACGGACGCGCTCGGCGGCCGGAACGAGTCCTACGTCTGTCGGTTCTGCCGGCTCACATTCGAACGGGAGCGACGCAACTGCCCGGCCTGTGGCTGTGGCACGATAGAACCGGACCGGTAAGGCCGTCGCCGGCGCTACAGCACGTCTCGCTCTTCGAGCAGCGTGTACAGCTCGTCCATCGTCGAGACGGTCACGTCACACGCGGGCTCGACGGCGGGTTTCGGCTCGAAGCCGACGGCCAGTCCGGCGACTTCGAGCATCGGGAGGTCGTTGGCGCCGTCGCCGATGGCGATGGTATCCGACCGGTCCTCGCCGACGATAGCCGTCGCGACTTCCAGGGCGTCGTCTTTGGTGCCCTCGATGAGCGGGCCTTCGACCGCGCCGGTCAGTGCGCCGTCCGCGACCGGCAGGCGGTTGGCGACGATGGCGTCGACCTCGACGCCCTCCGTTTCGAGTGCAGCTTCGACCCCGCGGTCGAACCCGCCGGTCAGAATCGAGACGTAGTGGCCGGCCTCCCGTAGCGCGGCGATGACCTCGGCCGCGCCGGGGCGCAGCTCGACCTCGTCGAAGGCCGCCTGTGCCTGCTCGTCGGGCAGGTCAGCGAGCAGTTCACAGCGCTGGCGAAGGCTCTCGGCGTATTCTATCTCGTTGTTCATCGCCCGCTCGGTGATATCGGCCATGTCCTGGGCGGTGCCGTTCTGGTTGCCCAGCAACACGGTCATCTCCGAGTCGGAGAGGGTCCCGTCGAAGTCGAAGGCGACTAGCATTGCGTGGTGGTTCTGGGCCAAACCTTTCAAACTATCCGGTTTCACCCGGGCGGCGAAAACCGATACACAGTGCTGTTGGAACGGACGTATCGGGGATAAAATGGGTGTGGTTGGCGAGACGTCGCTACGCCAATTCCAAACAGAAATAGGTTGTTCTCCAGAAGTCGCCGTGACACGACGCGTTTTCACGCTCTTCAAGTTCGAAATCGGGGCTCTCGTCCAGGGATTCGATATAGTGGTCTGACATCCCAATATGAAGGTTAGAAATAATAAATAATAAATGTAGTGGTAGAAGAAATTAAATCACTGCGCGACTGCGGCAGTCGCGGGGGTCGTGGATTAGTATCTCACTCGAAAACGCTTATTTTCCTATATCTGAAAATGAAATATATGTCTATTGTCGTCATCGGTCGGGCGGGGTTGGGTGAAATCCAGCTCCTCGAAGCAGCGCTCCGTGACCAGGGTGGTGACCCAATCGTCGTCGACATCTCCGAGTGGCCCGGCGGGGCTCCCATACGGCTCGACCCGGCGAGCGACGAGTTCGTCACGGACGCCCAGTTTTCCCTGGACGATGTCGGCAGCGTCTACGCCCACGCCCCCTCCCTGTTCCGACCAACAGATATCTGCTTCAAGAAACAGTTCGACGACCAGAACCCGTATTCGGCGTTGATACAGCTCAAGGAGTATCGCAGTCTCTTCGAAAGTCTCTGCCGGGTTTTCGAGTCGAACGGCGTTCCCGTGATTCCGAGCGAGTCCACCCACTACCTCCAGGAGCGAAAGCCCTGGCAGCTCCGCCAGTTCGAACAGCGGGACCTTCCGGTTCCAGATACGGTGTTTACCAACGACCCGTCGGTCGTCCGGGAGTTCTGTTCTGCACACGAGCGGGTACTGTTCAAACCAGTATCCCGCGGGGCGGAGCCAAACGTCGTGACCGAGGCGGACCTGGACCCCGAGAAGCTCGCTAACCTCGAGACTGCGCCGGTCCAGTTCCAGGCGTTCGTCCCCGGCGAGGACCTCCGGGTCTACGTTCTCGACGGCGCGGTTGTCGGTGCGACCAGATACGAGAGCGAGGCCTACTCGTTCAAGGTCGCGGACCGGCGCGGCGAGGAGGTCGAGCTGGTCCCGGCGACGCTCTCATCTGAGGTCCGCGAGACAGCACTGGCTGCCGCAGACGCGACCGGACTCACCTTCGGCGCCGTCGATATCCGCCGACGTCCCGATGGCGGGCACGCGCTCCTCGAGGTGAACCAGACCCCCGCGTTCGCCTACGCCGATGCCAACAGCGGCCAGTCTGTGAGCGATGCGCTGGCGAAGTACCTGACGACGACTGCCCACCAACCGTGACGCCCGAGACTGAGACCACGATTCCAGACGGCGAGTTCGGTTTCACCTGGGGAGCCACGGAGTCGCTCTGGTACCTGCTGGACAGTGATGGGGGACTTCGGGGCGTCTCGGAGGACGTCGTCACGATGCTCCGGGACTTGGCCACCGGCGAACTCTCAAGGGACGAACTGCCGGACAATGCGGCCACCGTCCTCGACCGCTTGATAGAGCAGGGGTACGTCCGCCAGAACGGCCCCGTCGAACGGGTGGTCACACCCGACGATATCCGATTCTGGCCACGGGCGGCGCTGTTCCTCGGTCTGGCCTCGGTACTGGTCACCGTCGCCGCGTCACAGATCGGCTCACTTCCGAACAGTGTGAGCGCACTGACCCCGTTCGATATCGTGACTGTCGTGGCCCTCACAATCGTCACGATACTCGTTCACGAGGGGGGCCACTACGTCGCGTCCCGGCCGTACTTCGACCCCTCGCTCCAGCTCTCGACGATGAACGGCATTATCCCGGTCTTGACCACGAAGACCCACGAGGCCTGGATACTTCCCCGTAATGTGCGGCGGTGGATCAGTCTGGCCGGGCCCTTCGTGGAGGTAAGCTTCATCCTGTCGGTCGTCGGCGCCACCGTCGGGGCGGCCGGCTGGACGCTCGGACTCCAGCTCTACGTCATCGGGTCGGTGTTCCGGATTGCCGGCAGTCTCTGTCCACTGTTCCACGGCGACGGCTACTGGCTGTTCGTGGACACGTTCGGACTCGTGAACGTCCGAAAACGTGGCCTGGAGGACTTCCGCGAACGGACGATTTCGGGGCCGTCGGCATACATCGTCGTCTCGTATGCGTTCGCCGGCATCCTCATCTCCGTCTCGTTGATTTCGATGCTCCTCAGGGGCCCGGTCGGTATCGCGGTGGCCGCCGTCTGGGGCCTGGTCGTCCTCTACGCGAAACGGGACCGCCTGCCAGGGGCACAGCTCGGGTGACCCGAAACAGGGACCTCACTCCGTTCGGTCCTGCGAACCGGTGGCGAAGCCACCGGACACGCAGCTACGGCTTCGGCGGTGGCCCGTCGTAGGCGCCCATATCCTGATAGAAGTTCAACAGCGCGAACTTCAACTTCTCGGGGCCGATGTCGACCATCTCCTTGCGCTCCTCGGGCGGGAACCGGCCGCGGACGGCGTAGTCGTGCATCTCCATCTCCGCCGCTTCGGTGTAGCGCTTATCCAGCAGGATGCGCGCGCCGAAGTCCTCTGGCGAGCGGACCACCCGGCCCAGGGCCTGTCTGGTCTTTCTGACAGTGGGAATCTCGACGGCGTAGCGCCAGCCGGCCTCGTCGTCCTTCGAGGCCTCCCGGTGGTCGCCCTCGCCCTCCCCGAACGCGGTCTGGTAGGCGTCCTGGACCGCTTCCATCCGGTCGTCCAGATGGGGATAGGGCACGCCCAGCACGACGACGGTCCGGGCGTCGTCGCCGTCGTAGCTCACGCCCTCGCCCAGCGTCCCCCACAGCGAGGTAAAGAGGACGGCGCCGTCGTCGTCGGTGAAAGCCTCCCGCAGGTCGCGGGCCTGTTTGCCCGGTTCGTCAAGATACCGGGTCCCGGAGACGGCCACCATCTGGTGGTAGCGCTCGGCCTCGCTGTAGGAGGGGCAGAAGACGAGCGTGTTTCCGGGGGTAAAGCGGATGATATCCTCCAGGGTTCGCGCTATCGTGCGCTGGGTCTCGGGGTCGTCCCGTTCGCTGGAAAACAGCGCCGGCCCGGAGACGGCGTAGGTCCGGCGCCGGTCTTCCGGAAACTGGTCGCCGTAGGCCATCGTCACCGGCTCGTCCAGGCCGACGACGTCCTCGGTCACGTCGAAGGGGCGGACGGTGGCGCTCATCAACACGGCGGCGTGCAGATCGTCGAACAGCTCGCGGGTCACCTGCTCCGGGATGCAGGTGTACAGCTCCGCGCGGCCGTAGACCTCGCTCGTGGACTCGTCCCGTCGGACGCTGACGACGGGGTACTGCCCGGTGGCGTCCGATTCGGAGAGCCAGTCGGCCAGAAAGCCCGCTGCCTGGAGCGTCTGGCACTCCTTGCGGGTGTCCAGTTCCCCCTCTTTGAACTGCTCCTCGTAGCGCTCGTCGAGTTCCCGACCGAGGTCCAGCGCCAGGTCGACCTCCTCGTGAAAGCCCGGCCCGCTGTAGGCCTGGAAGAACGAGAGGGTCAGATCGTCCTTCCGGTCGTCGTTCGCGATGGTGATGTCGTCCCAGTGCTCGTCGACGGCCTCGCGGTCGCCAAATCCAAACGAATCCTCGTAGGTCTCGACCAGCGCGTCCCGAAAGGTACCCAGCACGTTCGCGGCGTTCTCGGCTCGCGAGTCCTCGACGCCGGAGAGCTCCTCGATGGCCTGGTCTACGGTGTTCTCGGTCAGCGTACGGCGGGCGTGGTCGCGAGCGGCGGACTCGACGTTGTGGGCCTCGTCGAAGACGGCGATGATGTCCTCGGGGTCCCGGCCGATCCAGCGGAAGAACTGCTCGCGGATGGTCGGGTCCAGCAGGTGATGATAGTTACAGACGACGAGGTCGACGCCCTCCATCCCCTCCTTGAGGAGCTCGTACCCACACAGCCCCCGGTCGCCGGCGTACTCGTAGACGTCGTCGGGCGTGCGCACGTCGTCGTAGAGCCAGGCGTAGAACTCGCTGGTGTCGACGGTGAGGTTCCGGTAGTAGTGGTCACAGGTCGACCGTTCGCTCTCGAGTTCGTCCATCTCTTCCTGGAGGTCCCGCAGCTCCTCGACGACGGCGTTGCGGGCCTCCATCGCCTCGCTGTCACCGTCCTGGCCCGCCGCCAGTAGCTCCCCCTCGCGCTCTTCCAGCTGAGCGATGTCTTCCTCCACGTCGACGAGTTCCCGGGTCGTGTCCCGCAGGGCCTGGCACTCCTCGTAGTCCACGTCGATGTGACACATCGACCCCTTCCCCCGGAAGACGACCGCACGGAGCCGCTCCTGTTCGGTGATGGCGCGGGCGTCCTCGACGAACTGGCGCATCTGCTGGTGGACGTTGGTCGTGATGACGACGGTCTTGCCCGTCTCGCGGGCGTGTTCCAGCGCCGGGACCAGCGACGCGAGCGTCTTCCCCGTTCCGCAGGCCCCCTCGAAGAGCACGTCGTCGCCCTCCCCCAGCGCCTCGTAGATGGTGTCCATCGCCTCCCGCTGGTGGTCGTAGGGCTCCTCGAAGGGGAAAAAGCGTAGATAGCCGTCGTCTGTCGTCACTGGGGGGTAGTTGGCCGCTATCGGGCAAAAGGGTTCGGCCCTAGGAACAGTATGCGATACGTCTGATAGTGGTGCCGGGACCCCGAACCGCCAGAAAGCCCCCGACCGTTCGAGTGCCGATAGGCTCACTTCGCTCGCCTATCGAGGTTTCGTTCGCTTCGCTCACGAAACTGCCGGGGCTCGCTGCGCGCCTCGCTTCGCTCGGTGCTAGCGTCGCCCAGGCTACTCGAACGGTCGGCCCCTTTCAGTCCCACCCGCGGTGATTAGTCAATCGGCTACACGCACCCGTTCCTGGTCGGTCGCCGATACTCCCGGCAGTCACTTGCCTCAGCAGTCCTTCGTTGGGATATGCATCGCTCGCTCGCCGTCGTCACGCTCGTCGTGCTGGCGGGCTGTAGCGGTCTCGGACTCGGGGCAAGCGCCGACGAGCCGACGGTGACGCCGGTCCCCATCACCACGCCGGACGCCTCTGACGTCGACGTTCCCAGAGCCAACGGGAGCGTCGACATCGACCGGGTTCTCGCGCGCCACGACGCGGCCCTTTCGGACCGGAGCTTCCACCGCCGGGTCGTACGCGAGGGACCACAGAACACCAGGGACGTGTGGGTGGACCGCGAGCGCGGCGTCGTGCGGGTCCGGCGGACCCTCGGGCCGGTCGTCGACGACGCCATCCTGTTCGACGGCCGGCGCTACCGGGTGGCCAGCGACGACCCGGACCGGGCCTACACCAGCGAGCCGAGCAACGCCACGGTCCCGTACGTCCCCACCCGGTCCGGCGAGGCCCGCCTCGGACAGGTCCTGCTCGAGGACGGCTACCAGCGGGTCGACACGGTCCGTCGTGGCGGGCGAAACCTGGCGGTCGTCGCCGTCAACGCCACGGGACGGGGGTCCGGGGTGGACCCCTCGATTTCGGCCCAGTCGCGGCTCTACGTCGATAGCGAGGGCGTCATCAGGGAGGTCGACCACTGGGAGCGCCGGCCCGACGGGACCATCGTCTACCTTCGGATGGCGGTCACCACCGATACGGAGCGCGTGCCTGTCCCGTGGTGGGCCGAGGATATCGGAGTGTACGGGTAACCGTCGTCAGTGGTGGTCGTGGGCCGTCCCGTCGGCCGGAACGGAGTGGTCGGCGGTGTACGCACCTGGTGACTCCTCGAAGGTCCGTCGACACGTCGCCGAACAGAAGTGGTAGGTTTCGCCGTCGGCCGCCGCACTGGGTCCGTCATCGCCGACCCGCATCCCACAGACCGGGTCGCGGTACTGGCCGGGCGCGCCCAGCCCACGGCGGTAGACGTACAGCAGGAACCCGGAGAGCCCAAAGGCCAGCAGGTTCAGTACGAGCGTGTAATCGACCACGAAGAACTCCTGTTCGGTGGCCGTCTCGCCGCCGGCGAGGTCCGGGACGATGCCCAGCAGGTCGAACAGCTGTTCCATCAGGAACCCGGTAAACGCCATCGTCACGAAGAAGACGCCGAGGATGTACAGCATCACTTTCCAGCCGTAGTACTTCCGGTAGACGTTCAGGACTGGAATCGTGATGAGGTCGGCGTAGACGAACGCGATGACGCCGGCGAAGCTGACACCGCCGCCCCAGAGTGCGACGGCGAACGGGACGTTGCCCATGCTGCCGACGAAGCTCACCACGGCGATAGCAACCCCCATCACGGCGTTCTCGGCACTCACGAGGACCCCGTCGCCGCCGAGGAACAGGCTGTTCCACACCCACTGTGGGACGAAGACGATGACGAACCCGGATATCAGGAAGCCGGCGACGACGTCCGTCCAGAGCATCGACCACTCCTTGCGGTACTGGTTCGCGACTTTGTACCAGCCGCCCCACGAGCGCAGTTCCTCGCGCCAGCTTCCCCGCCCCGCGACCGCCTGCTCGTAGGTCTCCAGACAGCCCGGCGAACAGAATTTGAGCGTCTCCCCACCGTCCGTGACGACGGTGTACTCGTCTTTGCCCTCCATCCCACAGGTCGGGTCCTCCGTGGTGCCGGCCTCGCGGTCGCGTTCGGCCAGCTCCTCGCGAACCCGCTCGAAGAGCGTCTCGGGCAGCGTCAGGTGGACCAGCAGCGCCATCACGGCGATGAGTATCAGTCCACCGAGCAGTTCGGCCAGCAGGAACTCCCAGCCCAGCAGGACGAGTATCATCAGCCCCAGTTCGACGATGAGGTTGGTCGACGCGAACATAAAGGCGAGGAACGGGACGACGTGGGCCCCCTTCTTGAACAGTCCCTTGCCGATGGCGACGGCGCCGAAGCTACAGCCGCTGCTGGCCGCGCCGAACAGCGTCGCTCGCGTGACGCCCCGAACGTCGCCGCGGCCGAGGAGCTGGGCCATCCGTTCTTTCGAGACGTACACCTGAACGAGGCTGGTGATGACAAGTCCCATGATGATGGCCCAGGCCGCCGTCCAGAGGAAGCCGACGCCGATGCGGAGCGCTTCGAGCACGCTGTCGATGAGTATCATCTGCATCCCGATTCACCGGCCTAGGGCTCCCCGCGCTGCAGCGTCTGCCGCCGCCGTTCGAACTCTTCGTCGTCGATGTCGCCCCGGGCGTACCGCTCTCGGAGCGCCGACATCGCGTCGTCGCTGCCGCCGCCGTTGCTGGCCCCGTCTGCACTCCTGTAGAGGGCGTAGGCGGCGACGCCGCCGAGCAGGAGGAGCGCGGGCCACAGGAGCCAGACGCCCCAGCCCATGCCCCAGCCCATCCCGCCGTGGGTCCCCATCCAGCCGTCGTGGTGGTGCCTGCCGTCGTCACCGGAGTGGGCGGCGGCCGGACCGGTGGCCGCGAGCACGACGACCAGCGCGACGAGCGCGAGCCGGACGATACGACCGAGCGCCGCTCCCGAACTGTCGTTCATACTAGTGGATACACGGTGCTCGTTCACCACTGTTGTCGTTCAGAATCGAAAGGTCACCGGCGGCAAAACTGTGGGTTCAAAACCGTCGTGCGGACCGCTCGTTTCAGGCCGCTTCCGGGACCGCTTCGGGCTCGATGTACACCTTGCGGATGTCGCCGTTGGTGGCTTTCAGTTCGTCCTCGATAGCCGTAATCGCGTCGTCCATCGCCTCGGTCTCGAGGCCGTCACGGAAGGCGATATCCGCGGAGACGATGACTTCGTTGGGACCGAAATACACCGTCCGGAAGTCGACGATGGATTCGACGTGCTCGTTACTGGTGATGACGTCACGCAGTCGCTTGCCCTCGTCTGCGGGGAGGCTCTCGCCCAGCAGGAGCCGCTTGTTCTCCCAGGCCAGCGCCAGGGCAAAGCCCATCAGCATGATACCGATGAGCACCGCCGAAATCTGGTCGTAGACGGGGTTGTCGGTCAGCTGTGCGAGGACGAGCCCCACGAGCGCGATGACGATACCCAGCAGCGCGATGGTGTCCTCGGTCAGTGCGGTCAGCGTCGTCACGTCGCTGGTCTTGCGGAACGCCTCCCGGTAACTGTCCCAGTCGTTGCGTTTCATCTGCCGTTGCATCTCCGCGCGGGCCTTGTACAGCGCCCACGTCTCGAAGGCAAAGGCGCCCAGCAGGACCGTGTAGTTCACCCATACCGGGTCGAGCCACGCCGGCGGCGTGTACTGGATAAAGAGGAAGTCGATGCCGCCGCTGCCCCCGCCGTGGCCGCCGTGGCTGGTAATCTCGCTGTAGCCGTGTTTCAGGCTCTCCCAGCCCGCGATACCGAACAGGAACACCGAGACCAGAAAGCTGTAGAAGAACTGTGATTTGCCGTAACCGAAGGGGTGCTGTCGGGTGGCTTTCCGCTCGGAGTAGCGGATACCGATGAGGAGGAACACCTGGTTGCCAGTGTCGGAGAGAGAGTGGTAGGTCTCCGACAGCATCGCTGCGCTCCCGGTCAACAGGAAGCCGAAGAACTTCAGGATAGCAATGGCTCCGTTGGCGACCAGGGCGGCTAAGACGACTGATTTGCTGCCTGCCATTATCACCCCCTCACGATGCCGGGTGAAAGTGGTTCTGGATTTATATCTGGAGCAGAAAGGAAGCGTATGCTCACCGTCATCTCCGATACGCACGGCACCGACTCCCACCGACTGACTGGCCAGACCCTCGATGCGGTCCGGGCCGCCGACCACGTGGTCCACGCCGGGGATTTCACGACCGAAGCCGTCTACGACGCTATCCAGGCTGAGGCCGCCGGGCTGACTGCGGTCGCCGGCAACAACGAGCGGCCGGCGCTGCGGGAACGCCTGCCTGCCGAGGCGACCGTCGAGTGGGCCGGCCACCGTCTCCTGGTCGTCCACGGCCACCGCCACTCCGACACCGCCCTGGCCATGCTCGCCCGTCAGGAGGACGCGGATATCGTCGTCGTCGGCCACTCCCATCGGCCCGAACTCGGCGAGCTGGACGGTCGGTTGCTCGTCAATCCGGGGAGCTACGCCGACCCGCGCCGCTACCGCCCGGCCCACGCCGAACTCGACGTCGACGAGGGGGCGCTTCGGGTCCGCCTGCGTTCGCCCGACGGGGAAGTTTTCGAGACGGTCACGCGGCCACGGTGAGCCGACCCGATACGCGCCACGCCACCCCGAAACCTCTTTGTCCGGTGGCCGTCAACCGCCGGCTATGATAGAGGTCGGGCTGCTCACGTGGGTGCTTCTCGCGCTCGTCCTGGGCTTTTTCTTCTTCATGTACCTGATGGTCAGACGGTCCATCCTCGGGTTCAAAGAGGGGATGCAGGGCGGCCGCGAGAAGTAACCGTGCGCTCGCGGACTAGAACGTCAACGTCACCGACTGCGCCTCGGTAATCGTGACGGTCTTTTCTCTCGTCTCCCCTTCGTAGTCGGCGCTGAACGTCACCTCGCCGGTCAGTTCGATGGGGTCGCCGCTGACGACCGCATTCCCGCCCGTCACCCCGTCGTTCGTGTGCGAGATGAATACCTTCACCTGGTCTGTCAGGTCCTCGCCCTCCGCCGTCTCGACGGTCACGTCCACTTTGTAGGCCTCTGGCAAGCTAATTTCGCCCAGGTCGGTGTCCGATGTAAACGAGAGTTTGTCTATCACGTAGACGTCGGGCACCCCGTCGATCGAGTCACCGTAACCACTCTCGCGAACCACTGTGTAGTCGAGGCCCGAAGTGAGTTCCGCCGAGAACGTGCCGTCCTCCTCGGGTGAGACGATCTCCGGGTACTCGGGGATAGTCAGGAAGTCTATCTGCCCCGACGTCACCGGTGACCCCGACGGTCCGACCAGCGACCCGGAGACGGTAACCGACTCGTCCTCAGAGGGCGTCTCCGTCTCGGAGGGCGTCTCCGTCTCGGAGGGCGTCTCCCCCGGCGTGTCGGTTCCGCCCATCGATTCTGGCTCTGTCTCCTTGACCTGACTGTCAGTCTCTGGGTCACTCTCCTCGGTTCCCTCGCCATTGCTGCCACCGAAACACCCCGCCAGTCCGCCAACACCGGCGACGCCGGTGGCAGCGAGGAACTGACGACGCAACATTGTCTGCCTCTCCATATTCCTTCCTTCTGAGTCTGTAATAAAATTGTTCTGGTGAGCGGTTCAATTTGTGTGCCACTCCGCGACCAAATCTCTCTGCGGTCCCGAAAATGGTTTGGCCGCGACGCCGGAGTTGCAGGTATGGACCCGCGAATCCGCGAACACGCGTCCGTCATCGTCGACCACTCCATCGACCTCTCCGAGGGCGACGACCTCGTCATCGACGCCCATCCCGTCGCCGAGGACCTCGTCGTCGCGCTCCACGAACTCGCCGCCGACCGCGGTGCGAACCCGCTCGTCGTCCAGGACCGGCTGGGCGAGCGCTATCAACGGGCCTTCCTCCGGAACCGCGACGAGTTCGAAACGCCCGGCCACATGGAGGCGCTGTACGAGGCGATGGACTGCTATATCGCCATCCGAGCGAACGCGAACGTCACCGAGACCAGCGACGTCGACCCCGAGACCAACGCCGCCTACCAGCAGGCGATGCAACCGCTGCTCGCCGAGCGGCTGTCGAAGCCGTGGTGTCTCACCCAGTACCCGGCCGCGGCCAACGCCCAGCTTGCGGGGATGTCCACCGAGGCCTACGAAGACTTCGTCTGGGACGCCGTCAACAAGGACTGGGACGCCGTTCGGGAACACCAGTCACAGATGGTCGACATCTTAGACCCCGCAGACGAGGTCCGCATCGTCTCCGGCGAACGGACCGACGTGACGATGTCCGTCGCCGGCAACCCGACGCTCAACGACTACGGCGAGAAGAACCTCCCCGGCGGCGAGGTCTTCACCGCGCCCGTCGCCGACAGCGTCGAGGGCGAGGTCCTCTTCGACAAACCCCTCTACCACCAGGGCCGGGAGATTACCGACGTTTTCCTCCGGTTCGAGGGCGGCGACGTGGTCGAACACAGCGCCGGCAAGAACGAGGACTTGCTGTCGGAAGTCCTCTCGACCGACGAGGGCGCGAGCCGGCTGGGCGAGCTCGGCATCGGGATGAACCGCGACATCGACCGCTTTACCTACAACATGCTGTTCGACGAGAAGATGGGCGACACCGTTCACATGGCCGTCGGTCGCGCCTACGAGGAGACCGTCGGCGAGGACAACGAGCAGAACGACTCCGCGGTCCACGTCGACATGATCGTCGACATGAGCGAGGAGTCGTTCATCGAGGTGGACGGGGAGAAAGTGCAGGAGGATGGGACGTTCGTGTTCGAGGAGTAGCGAGGTCGCGAACAGCGAGGGACCGTCGGTCCCTCGGGCAGTCGGGCGGCAGCGCCGCCCGACGACGTAGTGAGCGACCTCGAACCGGAGCGGGGAGCGAAGCGACCCGCGGAGGAGTAGCGAGAAAGCGACCGCAGGGAGCTTTCTCGGATTGCGAGCGGGGAACGGCGTGACCCGCGAGCAGTAGCGAGGTCGACCAACGGGAGACCTCGAACCGTAACGGCGAACGCAGTGAGCCGTGGAGGAGTAGTCCGTCTTCGCCACTGTCTGTGTGCGTTTTGAAGAAATGTCGAACCGCGCTATCGAGCGGATACTTATCGCTAGTGGACAAACAAAAAATTACTTTATATCTTCGATAATAATAGGCGGGCATGGACCGGTCCTTCGATGGATTTTCCCGCCGTGAGGCACTCGGGGTGTTCTCGGGTGCGTTAACTGTGGGGATTAGCGGCTGTAGCGACCTGGGGAGCGAGGAGACGCCAGCGACGACGTCGGCGGCGGCGACGCCGGAACAGACGGCCACGCCGACAGCGCCGATGGACAAACCCACCATCGAACGCCAGA is part of the Haloarcula salinisoli genome and encodes:
- a CDS encoding ATP-grasp domain-containing protein — encoded protein: MSIVVIGRAGLGEIQLLEAALRDQGGDPIVVDISEWPGGAPIRLDPASDEFVTDAQFSLDDVGSVYAHAPSLFRPTDICFKKQFDDQNPYSALIQLKEYRSLFESLCRVFESNGVPVIPSESTHYLQERKPWQLRQFEQRDLPVPDTVFTNDPSVVREFCSAHERVLFKPVSRGAEPNVVTEADLDPEKLANLETAPVQFQAFVPGEDLRVYVLDGAVVGATRYESEAYSFKVADRRGEEVELVPATLSSEVRETALAAADATGLTFGAVDIRRRPDGGHALLEVNQTPAFAYADANSGQSVSDALAKYLTTTAHQP
- a CDS encoding O-acetylhomoserine aminocarboxypropyltransferase/cysteine synthase family protein — encoded protein: MSDDDHGFETDALHVGQEEPDSEARARAPPIYQTTSYVFEDAEDAAAQFALEKPGHIYSRLMNPTVGQLQERLATLEGGVGAVATASGMASLNLATFLLADVGDNVVTASSLYGGTYTYYTHTAPRNGVETRFVDTLDYDAYAEAIDDDTAYVHCETIGNPALVTPDLQRLADIAHDHGCPFFVDNTFATPYLCNPLEHGADLVWNSTTKWIHGHGTTVGGVLVDGGSFPWEEHAEKYPEIAGDNPAYHGVNFQERFGDAAFTYAAIARGLRDLGCQQSPFDAWQTMQGLETLPARMDRHCDNAMAVAEFLDDHPEVSWVTYPGLSDHETHEAASEYLDGGYGGMITFGLEAGYDAARSTVESTEIASLLANVGDAKTLIIHPASTTHQQLTDEEQAAAGVSGDMVRLSVGTEAVDDIIADLDQAIAQSS
- a CDS encoding ATP-dependent DNA helicase codes for the protein MTTDDGYLRFFPFEEPYDHQREAMDTIYEALGEGDDVLFEGACGTGKTLASLVPALEHARETGKTVVITTNVHQQMRQFVEDARAITEQERLRAVVFRGKGSMCHIDVDYEECQALRDTTRELVDVEEDIAQLEEREGELLAAGQDGDSEAMEARNAVVEELRDLQEEMDELESERSTCDHYYRNLTVDTSEFYAWLYDDVRTPDDVYEYAGDRGLCGYELLKEGMEGVDLVVCNYHHLLDPTIREQFFRWIGRDPEDIIAVFDEAHNVESAARDHARRTLTENTVDQAIEELSGVEDSRAENAANVLGTFRDALVETYEDSFGFGDREAVDEHWDDITIANDDRKDDLTLSFFQAYSGPGFHEEVDLALDLGRELDERYEEQFKEGELDTRKECQTLQAAGFLADWLSESDATGQYPVVSVRRDESTSEVYGRAELYTCIPEQVTRELFDDLHAAVLMSATVRPFDVTEDVVGLDEPVTMAYGDQFPEDRRRTYAVSGPALFSSERDDPETQRTIARTLEDIIRFTPGNTLVFCPSYSEAERYHQMVAVSGTRYLDEPGKQARDLREAFTDDDGAVLFTSLWGTLGEGVSYDGDDARTVVVLGVPYPHLDDRMEAVQDAYQTAFGEGEGDHREASKDDEAGWRYAVEIPTVRKTRQALGRVVRSPEDFGARILLDKRYTEAAEMEMHDYAVRGRFPPEERKEMVDIGPEKLKFALLNFYQDMGAYDGPPPKP
- the serB gene encoding phosphoserine phosphatase SerB — encoded protein: MLVAFDFDGTLSDSEMTVLLGNQNGTAQDMADITERAMNNEIEYAESLRQRCELLADLPDEQAQAAFDEVELRPGAAEVIAALREAGHYVSILTGGFDRGVEAALETEGVEVDAIVANRLPVADGALTGAVEGPLIEGTKDDALEVATAIVGEDRSDTIAIGDGANDLPMLEVAGLAVGFEPKPAVEPACDVTVSTMDELYTLLEERDVL
- a CDS encoding permease translates to MQMILIDSVLEALRIGVGFLWTAAWAIIMGLVITSLVQVYVSKERMAQLLGRGDVRGVTRATLFGAASSGCSFGAVAIGKGLFKKGAHVVPFLAFMFASTNLIVELGLMILVLLGWEFLLAELLGGLILIAVMALLVHLTLPETLFERVREELAERDREAGTTEDPTCGMEGKDEYTVVTDGGETLKFCSPGCLETYEQAVAGRGSWREELRSWGGWYKVANQYRKEWSMLWTDVVAGFLISGFVIVFVPQWVWNSLFLGGDGVLVSAENAVMGVAIAVVSFVGSMGNVPFAVALWGGGVSFAGVIAFVYADLITIPVLNVYRKYYGWKVMLYILGVFFVTMAFTGFLMEQLFDLLGIVPDLAGGETATEQEFFVVDYTLVLNLLAFGLSGFLLYVYRRGLGAPGQYRDPVCGMRVGDDGPSAAADGETYHFCSATCRRTFEESPGAYTADHSVPADGTAHDHH